The following coding sequences lie in one Maribacter forsetii DSM 18668 genomic window:
- the pyrR gene encoding bifunctional pyr operon transcriptional regulator/uracil phosphoribosyltransferase PyrR, whose amino-acid sequence MSQKVLLSSKEINIILHRLACQLLENHLNFENTVLIGIQPRGKFLAERLNKILKEEYKVKHIDLGFLDITFYRDDFRRGEKTLEATKTKIDFLIEDKNVVLIDDVLYTGRSINAALTALQSFGRPKDVELLCLIDRRFSRHLPIQPNYRGRQVDAINDEKVKVMWEENDGEDIIYLVNR is encoded by the coding sequence ATCATCCTGCATCGATTGGCTTGTCAGCTTCTTGAGAATCATTTAAATTTTGAAAATACCGTTTTAATAGGTATTCAGCCTAGAGGTAAATTTCTTGCTGAACGTTTAAATAAGATTCTTAAAGAGGAATATAAGGTAAAGCACATAGACTTAGGTTTTTTGGATATCACTTTTTATAGAGATGACTTTAGAAGGGGAGAGAAAACTTTAGAGGCAACAAAAACCAAAATTGATTTCTTGATTGAAGATAAGAATGTGGTCTTAATTGATGATGTTTTATATACGGGTAGAAGTATAAATGCAGCATTGACTGCGTTGCAATCTTTTGGTAGGCCCAAAGATGTAGAATTATTGTGTTTAATAGACCGTAGATTTAGCAGGCATTTGCCCATACAACCTAATTATAGAGGTCGTCAGGTAGATGCGATCAATGATGAGAAAGTAAAGGTGATGTGGGAAGAAAATGACGGGGAAGATATTATATATTTAGTAAATAGATAA